In Shewanella glacialimarina, the genomic stretch GCTTTCGATGTAGCCTCTTTTCTGCTTCTCGCTAAGCCGTTTTCACGCAGATATTTTTTTACCTGGTATTGGCTTAAACCGAGTTTTGCTGCAACCTGAACACCACTCATGTGTTCATTTATGTAGTAGTCTTCAATTAGGTCGCTGAGTATTAATGCCATTGCTGCACTCATTACTTGCCTTCCTTAGCTAGATTTTCAGCTAGCGTTTTCATGAACTGTTGGCATGAACCGACTTGATCACGTGGCAGGGCATACCATTGTTTTAATGCTTCTTTGATAACGTCTGACTTTTTCATATAACCCCTTATGCGACTTTAGCTAATTGAGTGCATTGTTCTGGCAGGTTTGCTTTTACCAAAGCCTCTGAAAGTTGTGGTGGTACGCTATTACCCACCCGTGCGACTTGCTGTTTCTTGGTTGATTTACCGTTGTAATCGCTAATGATGTAATCTGAATTAAAGCCCTGACAGGCAAACAGCTCGTGTGGTTCCAGCATACGTAAGCCAATATCAACAATTTGGTAAGGCTCACCTTTGATGGTCACTAATCCAAAGCGGTCATTAGTGGTGATGGTGTGCAGCGGTTCGTCACACGCAACGCCGTCTTGCTCGTTACCGTAGTATTTGATAAAGAACGCTCGCACTTCGCCTAGGTGTAAACCGCCTGCGGTGATGGTGTGAGCAGGTTCAGTCATTTCAAAACCGATGTTAGTGCCGCGCATTTTGACCATGTGACTTGTTACCAGTGCAAAGTGACCGCCTTTAACTTCTGCGCAAATAGTTCTTAATGGTTCATCTGCAGGCATGTTGCGTTGGGCACTGGCGTTAGCGCATTCAGTGACGAATGGCGTAATCGTTACTTGTGCCGGTGCAGTAAACGGATTAGCTGAGTCAATAACAAACTTTTGAATACCTTTGGCTATTCGCTTCATTGTGTTTTCGGCTAATGGGCGTTTGCGGCCAAATATTGATTTACAGGGTATTGACCAATCAATGCATTCTGCTGCCGTTCGCCAAGGTTTTAATGTACCTAGTTTTACCGCTTCACTATTTGGTGCGCCGTGTGTTGGTTGTGGCCATACGATTGGTTGATTATCGCAACGTGCAATCATAAAGAAGCGTTTGCGAATGGTTGGCGAACCAAAATCACATGCACGCATTTCACGCCATTCAACTTTATAGCCAAGGCCTTTAATTAGTTTGGCGGAATTAACAAGCCCAAGGGTGTCAACGCATTCATTGAGTGCAGGGTGATCAGCATCAATACCCGTGCTTAACATGTTTACAAATGCTTCGAACGTTTCACCTTTAAGTTCAGGATTTGGTCGCA encodes the following:
- a CDS encoding DNA cytosine methyltransferase — encoded protein: MSGLIVDNFAGGGGASTGIAWAIGRSVDIAINHDPDAIAMHAVNHPDTLHYCESVFDIDPVQATAGKPVDLAWFSPDCKHFSKAKGSKPVNKEIRGLAWVTIRWAMKVRPKVIMLENVEEFKTWGPLIECQNTGDMRPNPELKGETFEAFVNMLSTGIDADHPALNECVDTLGLVNSAKLIKGLGYKVEWREMRACDFGSPTIRKRFFMIARCDNQPIVWPQPTHGAPNSEAVKLGTLKPWRTAAECIDWSIPCKSIFGRKRPLAENTMKRIAKGIQKFVIDSANPFTAPAQVTITPFVTECANASAQRNMPADEPLRTICAEVKGGHFALVTSHMVKMRGTNIGFEMTEPAHTITAGGLHLGEVRAFFIKYYGNEQDGVACDEPLHTITTNDRFGLVTIKGEPYQIVDIGLRMLEPHELFACQGFNSDYIISDYNGKSTKKQQVARVGNSVPPQLSEALVKANLPEQCTQLAKVA